Genomic DNA from Streptomyces venezuelae:
CAGGTGCGCTCGGCGGGCTTCAGGGGGCCTGCGGGGGCGTCGATCAGGACCACCGACGGCATGGGGCCGCCGGGGCGGTCGACGGCGAGCCGGTGGGCGAGCGACAGGCCCGCCGCACCGGCCCCCACGATGGCGATGTCCGCGTCCTGCATATGGCCCCTCGCCGGTCGTCCGCCCATGCCCATGCCCATGCCCAGCATTCCGCACGGGATCGCCGCTTGGATGCACCGACCGCGCGCGAATCGCCGGTCGACCGGTGTGGCGGTGGCTCTCTAACGGGGCTGAGGCGCACTCAAGAGGGTGACGGCGTCCCGGAGGCTGCCGCAGCGGGTGAACCCGGAGGGCGCGGACCGCCCCCAGCCCGGTCCGGACGGCAGCACGAGCGCGCGGCGGCGAGCCCCGGCCGGACCCCACTCCATGCCCGCCACACGGCGGGCGACCGCCTCGCCCACCGTGGCGCGGGCCTGCGCCCACAGCACGACGGCGGAGGGCCCGGTGCGCCGCACTGCGGCGACGAGCGCCTCCAGCGGGACGGCGGCGCCCAGCATGAGGGTGGGGACACCCTTCTCGTTGAGGGCCGCGTTGAGCGCTTCCAGGGGCAGGGTGTGCTGCTCGTCCGGCATGCAGGCGAGCAGGACCGGTGAGGTGTCGAGGAGCGGTGCGGTGCGCGGGCGGAGCAGGTGGGTGCTGCGCAGGGTGGTCGAGATGTGCCAGGACAGCAGGTGCTCGACCTCCACGTAACGGTCGTCGGACAGCTCCCACTTGCGTCCCACCGCGCGCAGCGTGGGCACCATGACCTCGTCCCACACGGGTACGAGGCCGTGCTCGCCGACCAGCGTGTCGAGCCTGCTCTGCATCTCCTGCGCGTCGAGGCGGACCGCGGCGCGGGCGAGGCCTCTGCATTCCTGGCGCACGTCGCCGAGGGGCAGGACGGTGCTGGCGTCGCGGCGGGGCCGGCGCGCGGGCGGCGCGCCGGGTTCCCCGGTCGCCTCGCCGGTCACCTCCGCGGTCGCCTTCTCGGAGGCCGCGCGGGAGCCGTCCGCCGCCAGACGTGCCGCCTCACCCGGAGGGATCCCACTGGCCGTGAGCCTGCACATGTGTTCCAGCACCGCGATGTCCTCGGGCGTCCACCGGCGGTGGCGTCCCCGCGTGCGGGCCGCGGGGCCCAGGCCGTAGCGGCGGTCCCAGCTGCGCAGGGTGGTCGGTGAGACGCCGAGGCGCCGGGCGACGGCTCCCGAGGTGAGCGCGGCCGCTGAATCGTTCATGCCTCCTACGGTACGACGCAATACGACGCAGAATCGATGCACGTTGCTCGTGCGCCCGCCCGCGCGAAGGATCGGCGCCAGGCCGCCCGCACGCCACGGACCACCCCGGGACGGAAGAAGCGGCCGCTCGGCAGAAGGAGCAGCCGCACATGAACGCCAGCCAGCCGGTCACCGAGAGCGCCCCCGTCCCCTCGCCGGGCCGCGCGGCGGGCGGGGACGACGAGGAGCTGGTCACCGGCTTCGTGGCGGGGGACGAGGCGTGCCTCGCCCTCGTCCACCAGCGGTGGTCGGCGCTGGTGCACTGCGTCGCCCGGCGTTCGCTCGGGGACGCGCGGGAGGCGGAGGACGTGACGCAGCAGGTGTTCATCGCCGCCTGGCGCGGCCGGGCCGGCTACTCCCCCGGGCGCGGCACCCTCGCGGGCTGGCTCATCGGCATCACCCGGCGCAAGGTCGCGGACGCGCTGTCCGCGCGCAGCCGCCGGGCCGCGCTGGTCGACGCGGCGGGCGCGGCGCTCGCGGTGCGCCCGCAGGAGTCGTCGTCCCTGGACGGCGTGCTGGACCGGGTCCTCGTGGCACACGAACTGGCCCGCCTCCCCCCGCCTCAGCGCAAGGTCCTGCGTCTGGCGTTCTACGACGACCTGACGCAGCCCCAGATCGCCGTGGTCACGGGTTGGCCCCTGGGCACGGTGAAGAGCCACGCCCGCCGCGGCCTGCTCCGCCTGCGCCAGGCCTTCGAACCGGCCCAACCCCCGAGCGACGACACACGCCCGGCCGCCTGCGCGGCACGTGGGCCGTGACACCGGGCCGTCCTCGGCGGTTCAGGCACCCGGTTTCAGGTGTCCTGGTCCAGGCGCCCTGGTTCAGGCGCCCAGCAGGGGCGTACGCCCCGACCTCTGCAGCGGGTGGGCCAGGTCGATCAGGGCTCGTTCCAGGCTGTGCAGGTGGGCCAGGGCGGGCTCGACGACGGCGTGGGGCAGGTCGGCGACGGCGCCGACCTCCGCCCGGGTCCCGTGCGGGGCAGTCAGGGACTCGACGGCCGCCTCGACGCGGCGGCACGCGGCGGCCAGGCGGGCGTCGTGGGAAGCCTCCGGGTCCGCGGCGACGGCGGCGAGTCCCCGTATCTCACGCGCACAGTTGTCGAGCAGCGCGACCACCTGGAGCGCGCGCCCCTTCCGGGTCCGCAGCGGGCTGAACGGGTGCACGAGCGGTGCGAGGGACATGCGCACCCGGCCGAGGATCGCCTCCAGTTCGGCGATGCGGCGGGCGGGGTCGGCGCCTTCCGTGCCCGCGAGCAGCGCCGCCGCCTCCTTCGTGCAGTCGTGCACGCAGTGCAGCGCCTGCTTGATCCACGCCTCGGTCGTCGCGTGCGTCGTGATCGGCAGGACGAACAGCACCGCGAGGACCGCGCCGAGCGCGCCGATGCCGGTCTCGGCGAGCCGCAGCGCGAGCAGGCCCGCGTCCAGCACGCCGAGCAGGCCGTACAGCGATCCGGCGAGCACGGTCACCGAGAGCATCATCCACGTGTACGACACCGCGGCCGTGTAGAAGATGCCGAAGACACCGACGGCGACGAGCAGGGCGCTGGGGACGGGCGCGCCCTCCAGCGGTACGACGAGGACGAGGCCCGCGCCCATCCCGATCAGCGTGCCGAGCACGCGCCGGAAGCTCCGCACGACCGTCTCGCCGCGCGAGGTGGTGTTGACGAAGACCCACCACGTGGCGCCGACCGCCCAGTACCAGCGCTCACCGGAGAGCAGCTGGCCCGCGGCGAGCGCGAAGGCCCCGCCGATGGCCGCCTGGACGGCCTGCCGGGTGGTGGCCCTGGCCAGCCCCCGGGCGGCGGGCGGCGCGGGCGGCAGGACGCCGGGCGGCAGCCTGCGCTCGTAGCACCACGCGCCGAAGCGGACGGTCGAGGAGGCGGCCAGCGACAGGAGCACCGCGACGTAGAGCTGGGGGAGCTGGTGCGGCTCCGTGTGGAGGAACTGGCTGATGAAGAAGGTCATGAAGGCGAACACGCCGAGGGAGTGCCCCCGCGGACCCCACCGTCGCGCGTACACGCCGAGCCCCATGACGAGGAGGAACGCGCAGTCCCGCGCGACCGGGGTGTCGTGGAGTGACGCCGCGAGCGCGAGGACGGGGAACCCGACGGCGGGCAGCAGCGCCGTGGTGATCGCCTGCCCGCGCACGGTCGTGTCCGTGACGGTGAAGAGGGCCAGGAGCGCGGCCAGTCCCCCGGTGATCGCCGCGACGAGCGAATGCCCGGCCAGACCGCACACGACGACCGCCAAGGAGATGCCGAGTACGGCCCGCGAAGCGAAGCGGAGCCGCATCCGTCCCGGATCCGGCGCCACGAACACCCTCTTCAGCAAAGCTTCCCCGCCCTTCCGTGCACATCTCGATCTGCTCGCATGAAAAAGGCGCCGCGGAGATCCGCAGCGCCATCGACAGAACCATCAGACCATCTGAAAGCCATCTGGCTCAACTCAGCCTCGCGAGGGTGGACCATTGGCCCACTTTCACCCGCCGATACCCGCCACGTCCGGCGCCAACGGCTCATGCGGTCCCGCAGTACGGCGGCGGCTGTTGCAGGACGGTGACATAGCGGGCACAACGTACGCCGTCGGCCGTCCGTCTCAACAGTCGTGAACAGCCCGAATGGGAGACAGCAGACCTTTTCCTCCCATGTCCTCACGGAAGGCACCCTCATGATCGTCACCAAGCGGAACTCCCTGCGCATGGCTGCCGTAGGCATCATCGGCGCGGTCGCCCTCGGCACGGCCGGCGCCGCCATGGCCGCGACCCCGGCCGCACACCCCGTGTCCGCCACACAGGAGGCCGGCGCGGCCAAGCCCACCACCGCCAAGGCCATCACCGCGAAGCCCTCGGTGAAGTCCGTCAAGGCGTGGCAGCTGTTCCGTGTCACCGGCACCACGACCGGCCTGAAGCCGGGCAGCAAGGTGACTCTGCAGCAGAAGCAGCGCGGCCACTGGGTCGCGCTGCCCGCCTCCGCTCCGGTCACCCGCGGCGGCAGCTACTCCCTCGGCGTCAAGCTCGGCATGAAGGGCAAGAACGAGCTGCGCGTCGTCCAGGGTTCGACGGCTTCCGGCGCGTTCACCGTGACCGTGCGCTGACCGGTGTGCGGGCGGGACGGGACAGCAGGAGCAGGCTGTGCGGCTCCAGGGTGACCTCGCTGTCCGCCTTGTGTTCCGTCTCGTCCGCCACCCCCGTGGGGTCGGTGGTGTCGATCCGCGTCGTCCAGCGCTCGCCGTAGGCGGCGTCCGGCAGGTCGAAGACGACCGGCTCCCGGTAGCTGTTGAGCAGGAGCAGGAAGGAGTCGTCGACCACCGGCCTGCCGTGGGCGTCGGGCTCCGCGATGGCGTCGCCGTTGAGGAAGACGGCGACGGCGTGCGCGTCGCCGCGCTGCCAGTCCTGGTCCGTCATCTCCAGGGCGTCGGGCCGCAGCCACACCAGGTCGGGGAGCGGCTGGCCCCGGTGCGTGACGGTGTCGCCGCGGAAGAAGCGGCGCCTGCGCAGCACGGGGTGGGCGAGGCGCAGCGCGATGGCGCGGCGGGTGAAGGCGATGAGGTCACGCTGCTCGTCGGTGAGGTCCCAGTCGATCCAGGAGAGCTCGCTGTCCTGGCAGTAGGCGTTGTTGTTGCCCTGCTGGGTGCGGCCGAGTTCGTCGCCGTGGGCGAGCATCGGAATGCCCTGCGAGAGCATGAGAGTGGCGAGGAAGTTGCGCTGCCTGCGCGCGCGGAGTTCGAGGATCCCCTCGTCGTCGGTGGGTCCTTCGACGCCGCTGTTCCAGGAGCGGTTGGCGCTCTCGCCGTCCTGGTTGTTCTCGCCGTTCGCCTCGTTGTGCTTGTCGTTGTACGAGACCAGGTCGCGCAGGGTGAAGCCGTCGTGCGCGGTGACGAAGTTGACGCTGGCCCGTGGGCGGCGACGGTCGTGCTGGTAGAGGTCGGACGACCCGGTCAGCCGGGAGGCGAACTCGGCGAGGGTGTGGTCGGCGCCGCGCCAGAAGTCCCGTACGGAGTCCCGGTACTTGCCGTTCCACTCCGACCACAGCGGCGGGAAGTTGCCGACCTGGTACCCCCCGTCGCCGACGTCCCAGGGCTCGGCGATGAGTTTGACGCGGCTGACGACGGGGTCCTGCTGGACCAGGTCGAAGAAGGCGGAGAGCCGGTCGACGTCGTGGAACTGCCGGGCGAGCGTGGCGGCGAGATCGAAGCGGAACCCGTCGACGTGCATCTCGGTGACCCAGTACCGCAGCGAGTCCATGACGAGCTGCAGGACGTTGGGGTGGCGCATGAGCAGGCTGTTGCCGGTGCCGGTGGTGTCGAAGTAGTGCGCGGGGTCGTCCTCGGCGAGACGGTAGTACGACGCGTTGTCGATGCCGCGGAAGGCGAGGGTCGGGCCGTTCTCGTTGCCCTCGGCGGTGTGGTTGTAGACCACGTCGAGGATCACTTCGAGTCCGGCCTGGTGCAGCGCCTTGACCATGGACTTGAACTCGGTGACCTGTTCGCCGCGCGAGCCGTGCGCCGCGTAGGCGTTGTGCGGGGCGAAGAAGCCGATGGAGGTGTAGCCCCAGTAGTTGGACAGGCCGCGGTCGCGCAGGAAGCCGTCCTGGACGTACTGGTGGACCGGCATGAGTTCGATCGCGGTCACACCCAGCGACGTGAGGTGCTCGATGACCGGTTCGGTCGCCAGGCCCGCGTACGTGCCGCGCAACGCCTCGGGCACCCCGGGGTGGGTGCGGGTCAGTCCGCGGACGTGCGCCTCGTAGATCACCGTCTCGGCGTAGGGGCGGCGCGGCGGCCTGTCGCCCTCCCAGGAGAAGGCCGGGTCGGTCACCACGGAGAGCGGGGTGTGCCCGGCGCTGTCGGCCCGTCCGGGCCCGTCGGGCGCGCGCTCGAAGAGCGCGGCGTCGTTGTCCATCTGGCCCTCGATGGCGCGGGCGTACGGGTCGAGGAGCAGCTTGGCCGGGTCGCAGCGGTGGCCTTCGGCGGGGTTCCAGGGGCCGTGCACCCGGTAGCCGTAGCGGCGGCCGGGCCCGACCCCGGGCAGGTAGCAGTGCCAGACGAAGCCGTCGACCTCGGTGAGGGTGACGCTGCGGTGCGTGCCGTCGTCGTCGATGAGGATGAGGTCGACGCGTTCGGCGACCTCGCTGAACAGGGCGAAGTTGGTCCCTTCACCGTCGTAGGTGGCGCCGAGGGGGAAGGGGGTGCCGGTCCAGGTGCGCACGCGACTGCCTCCGTACTGGGGGATCAGGGGATCAGGGGATCTGGGAGGGGAGTTCGGGGGGGCCGGTAAACGGTGCGCCGGCCGCGGCCGCCCGCTCGGGGTGGCCGCGGCCGGTGCGCCGCGCCGCCGCGGGGGCGGACTTTCACACCGCCGCGGGTTCGGCGTACGCCGGTTCCGCTTCCGCGGCTTCCGCCTCCGCGGGACCCGCGAGCGCGGCGAGGGGCGTCTCGCGCGGTACCTCGAGAGCCTCGCGCAGGCTGGGTGCGGGCGCCGCGGGGGCCAGCGGGGCGCGTTCGGGAGCGCGGACCCGGCGGGAGAACCAGATGATCTTGCCGTCGGTCGCCGGGAAGCTGCCCCAGCCGTCGCTGAGCGCGGCGATCTGCGTCAGGCAGCCCTGCGGTCCGTAGTGCCGCTCGGGCAGTTCACGATTGGCGTCGGACACGGCCGTGATGAGGTGCTGGCCGTTCCACCACATCTCCACGACGGTGTTCTTGTCGGCTCCGTGCTCCTCGATCTCGTGGAGCAGAACCCCGGTGCAATGGCAGACGGGTTCGCTGAGAACCCCCAGCCCCCAATGCCGGAGATGCGCGGTCAGAATGCGCCTGACCTGGTCGATCCTCTCCGGGCTTACCTCGACTTCGAGGTGGTAGTAGCAGGGGATCGCGGATTTCATTGCTCTTGGCTCCTCTCGGCGAAGCTTGTCCGCTCCGCCTCGGCCTGACCGACCGAGCCCCGAACACGCAGCGTGAGCACTGATCGCTTCTGAGTCAGTCTCAGGGTGCGAGCGCTACTCCATTTGCGCAACACGAGGCGCAGGCGAGCGCGTTCGCCCCGGCACCCGGCCCACCGGCTCCCGCACCGACCCCTTTAGTTGAATATCCAACAGGACGTTGGGTGCTCATCCGTGCACGATGAGTCAGAAGGATCGACGAGCGAAGGGGTGACCAGCGTGAGGCTGCTGCCCGCCAAATCCGAGGTCGCACGGCATCTGCGTCAGTACCGGGCGTGGGAGCGGCAGCTGCTCGCGCACCCCGCCGACCGATCCGTGCGGATGCACTTCGAGGACACCGCGTACACGCTGTGCGTCCTGATGGGCGAGTGCAAAGCACGGGAGGCCGCCGACGCGGCCGAGCAGTACCTGCGTCCACGAGAGGCACGACCGTCCTGCACAGCACGAGCACCACACGCGGCAACCCGTCGGCCTCAGCTCTCCCCGAGCGCCCCGGTCCGATAGCGACACCCGGCTCCCACGGGGGCCGCCTGCACGCACGCCCGGCGGAGGAGGGACCGATGACGTCAGCTTCGGAAACGCCCCCAGCTGCCGCCGTGCCCGCGCTCGTTCCCGTGCCCGTCCTCGATGTGCAGCCCGCGGTGGATGGCGGGCGCCGCCCGGCGAAAGCCGTCCCCGGTGAGACCTTCGAGGTCACGGCGACCGTCTTCGCCGAGGGCCACGGAGCGGTCGGCGCCGATGTCGTGCTCCTCGGCCCCGGTGGACGCCGCGGGCCGTGGACCCCGATGCGCGAACTCTCCCCCGGCAGCGACCGCTGGGGCGCGGAGGTCACTCCGGACGCCGAGGGACGGTGGACCTTCCACGTGGAGTCGTGGACGGACCCCGTGACGGAGTGGCGGCGCGCCGCACAGATCAAGGTGCCCGCCGGCATCGACACCGGGCTGATGCTCGAAGAGGGCGCGCTGCTGTACGAGCGGGCGGCGCGCGGCGCCCCTGAGGGCCCGGCGCGGCGGACACTCCTGTCGGTGCTCGCGGCACTCCAGGACGAGGAGCGGTCACCGGACGCGCGTCTGGCTGCCGCGCTCGCTCCGGAGGCGGACGCCGTCCTCGCCCGGTACCCGTTGCGCGAGCGGGTCTCCCGTTCGCAGGCCATGCCCCTGCTCGTCGAGCGGGAGCGTGCTCTCTACGGGTCCTGGTACGAGTTCTTCCCGCGTTCGGAGGGCGCCGTCGTCGAAGAGGGCGCGCCGCCCGTGCCGGGAACGTTCCGCACCGCGGCCGAGCGATTGCCCGCCATCGCCGGGATGGGCTTCGACGTGGCCTACCTGCCGCCGGTCCACCCCATCGGCACCACCTTCCGCAAGGGCCCGGACAACGCGCTCACCGCCGGTCCCGACGATGTCGGTGTGCCGTGGGCGATCGGGTCGCCGGAGGGCGGTCACGACGCCGTTCACCCGGACCTGGGAACGCTCGACGACTTCGACGCGTTCGTGCGCCGCGCCACCGAACTGGGTCTCGAAGTCGCGCTGGACTTCGCGTTGCAGTGCTCCCCCGACCACCCGTGGGTGGAGAAGCACCCCGAGTGGTTCACCCACCGGCCCGACGGTTCCATCGCGTACGCGGAGAACCCGCCGAAGAAGTACCAGGACATCTACCCGATCGCCTTCGACCAGGACCTGCCGGGGCTCGTCGCGGAGACCGTGCGGCTGCTGCGGTTCTGGATGGGGCACGGCGTACGTGTCTTCCGCGTCGACAATCCGCACACCAAGCCCGTGGCGTTCTGGGAGCGGGTGCTCGCGGAGATCAACGCGAGCGACCCGGACGTCGTCTTCCTCGCGGAGGCCTTCACCCGGCCCCCCGTCATGCGGGCCCTGGCCCAGGCCGGGTTCCAGCAGTCCTACACGTACTTCACCTGGCGGAACACCAAGCAGGAGCTCACCGAGTATCTGACCGAGCTCTCCGCGGAGACCGCCGCGTATCTGCGTCCGAACCTGTTCGTGAACACGCCCGACATCCTGCCCGGCTATCTCCAGGACGGCGGCCGTGCCGCTTTCGAGGTGCGGGCCGTGCTCGCCGCGACGCTCGCGCCGAGCTGGGGCATGTACGCCGGGTTCGAGCTGTGCGAGAACACCCCGGCGCGTGCGGGCAGCGAGGAGTACCTGCACTCGGAGAAGTACCAACTGCGCCCGCGCGACTGGGCGGACGCGGAGCGGGCGGGCTACTCCCTCGCACCGCTGATCACCACCCTCAACCGGGTCCGGCGCGAGCATCCCGCGCTGCGGCTGCTCAGGAACCTCCGTTTCCACGAGGCCGACAACGACGCGGTCATCGTCTACAGCAAGCGCGCCGGACAGGACACGGTCCTGGTGGTCGTCAACCTCGACCCTCACCACACCCAGGAGGCCACGGTCTCGCTGGACATGCCGCAACTCGGCCTCGACTGGCACGAGTCGGTGCCGGTGCGCGACGAGCTCACCGGCGAGACCTACCACTGGGGCAGGGCCAACTACGTGCGCCTGGAACCCGGCCGCGCGCCCGCGCACCTCTTCACGGTCCTGCGACCGTCCTCACCGTTGATCGGAGGGTCACCCACACCATGATCGTCAACGAGCCCGTCCAGGACACCTTCGAGGACACACCGGCCAAGGACCGCGACCCCGAATGGTTCAAACGCGCCGTCTTCTACGAAGTCCTCGTCCGCTCCTTCCAGGACAGCAACGGCGACGGCATCGGCGACCTCAAAGGCATCACCGCCAAACTCGACTACCTCCAATGGCTCGGCGTCGACTGCCTCTGGCTGCCACCCTTCTTCAAATCCCCCCTGCGCGACGGCGGCTACGACGTCTCCGACTACACCGCCGTCCTCCCCGAATTCGGCGACCTCGCCGACTTCGTGGAATTCGTCGACTCCGCCCACCAGCGCGGCATGCGCGTCATCATCGACTTCGTCATGAACCACACCAGCGACCAGCACCCGTGGTTCCAGGCCTCGCGCACCGACCCCGAAGGCCCCTACGGCGACTACTACGTCTGGGCCGACGACGACAAGCAGTACCAGGACGCCCGCATCATCTTCGTCGACACCGAAGCCTCCAACTGGACCTTCGACCCCGTCCGCAAGCAGTACTTCTGGCACCGCTTCTTCTCCCACCAACCCGACCTCAACTACGAGAACCCCGCGGTCCAGGAAGAGATCATCTCCGCCCTGCGCTTCTGGCTCGACCTCGGCATCGACGGCTTCCGCCTCGACGCCGTCCCCTACCTCTTCGCCGAAGAAGGCACCAACTGCGAGAACCTCCCCCGCTCCCACGGAATGCTGAAGCATGTACGAGCGGTCATCGATGCCCATTACCCGGACACCGTTCTCCTTGCCGAGGCCAATCAGTGGCCCGAGGACGTCGTCGACTATTTCGGTGACTTCGAAAAAGGCGGGGACGAATGCCACATGGCGTTCCACTTCCCCGTCATGCCCCGCATCTTCATGGCCGTACGCCGTGAATCGCGCTACCCCGTCTCGGAAATCCTCGCCAAGACCCCGGCCATTCCCTCCGGCTGCCAGTGGGGCATCTTCCTGCGCAACCACGACGAGCTGACCCTGGAAATGGTCACCGACGAAGAGCGCGACTACATGTACGCGGAGTACGCCAAGGACCCGCGCATGCGCGCCAACATCGGCATCCGCCGACGCCTCGCACCGCTCCTGGACAACGACCGCAACCAGATCGAACTCTTCACCGCCCTGCTGCTGTCCCTGCCCGGCTCGCCGATCCTCTACTACGGCGACGAGATCGGCATGGGCGACAACATCTGGCTCGGCGACCGCGACGCCGTCCGCACCCCCATGCAGTGGACCCCCGACCGCAACGCGGGCTTCTCGTCCTCCGATCCCGGGCGGCTCTACCTGCCCACGATCATGGACCCCGTCTACGGCTACCAGGTCACCAACGTCGAAGCGTCCATGTCCTCACCGTCCTCCCTGCTCCACTGGACACGCCGCATGATCGAGATCCGCAAGCAGAACCCCGCCATGGGCATCGGCTCGTACACCGAACTGCCCTCCTCCAACCCGGCGGTGCTCGCCTTCCTGCGGGAGTACAAGGACGACCTGGTGCTGTGCGTGCACAACTTCTCGCGCTTCGCCCAGCCCACCGAACTCGACCTGCGGACCTACGACGGACGCCACCCCGTCGAGCTCATCGGCGGCGTGCGCTTCCCCGCCATCGGCGAGCTCCCGTACCTCCTGACACTCGCGGGCCACGGCTTCTACTGGTTCCGGCTGTGCAACGACCTCCACCCGCGCCGTCCGGCGGAACCCGCCGTGCGCCTCTGAAGGGACGTGTCGCATGCTCAAGACCGCAACGCAGTCGCGCGAAAGCCTCAGCCCGCCGCTGCTGCTGGCGTCGCTGGCCGGAGTGCTGCAGAAGTGGCTGCCCGAGCAGCGGTGGTTCGCCGGCAAGGGGCTGCCCGTCACGGAACTCGCCGTGGTGTCGATGACCGAGCTGCACCCGGGCTGCCTGCACCTGCTGATCCGCTCCCGGCACGCCGGGTCCCGCGACGACTGCTACCAGCTGCTCCTCGGTGTCCGCCGGGACCTGCCGCCGCGCCTCCACCACGCCGTGGTCGGCCGCCCCACCGAGGGCCCCCTCGCGGGCCTCACCGTGTACGACGCCCTCCACGACCCCCGCTCCGCCACGCTGCTCCTGGAGCGCCTGCGCACCCCGGGCACGGCGGGTCCGCTGCGCTTCGAACGCGACGTGCAGACCGTGGTGCCCCCCAACCTCACCGCCCGCGTTTTGGACGGCGAGCAGTCCAACACCTCACTGGTGTACGGCGATTCCTTCATCCTCAAGCTGTTCCGCCGCATCCAGTACGGCGTCAACCCCGACCTCGAAGTGCCGTGGGCGCTCGCCGGTCAGGGCTGCGCCCGAGTGCCGTCCCCCGTGGCCTGGTTCTGGACGAGCGAGCCGCGCAAGACGACGCTCGGCGTGCTCCAGCCGTTCCTGCGCGGCGCGACCGACGGCTGGACGCTGGCCCTCAAGTCCCTCGCCGCGGGCCGGGACTTCACCGACGAGTCGTACGAACTGGGGCGCGCCACCGCCGAGGTGCACCTGGCCCTGGCGCGGGTCTTCGTTCCGGACATCCCTGACCGGCACGGCGGCCGACACCTCGCCGAGGGGATGATGTCGCGCCTGGACACGACCGCCCGGCAGGTGCCCGCGCTCGTTCCGTACGTGTCCCGGCTGCGGGCCGCCTACGACGCGGTCGCCGCGCACGGCCCGGTGCGCCCGCCCCAGCGGATCCACGGCGATCTGCACCTCGGCCAGGTCCTGCGGGCCGGGCAGCGGTGGTTCGTCATCGACTTCGAGGGCGAGCCGGCCCGCCCGATCGCCGAACGGCGGCGCGCCCAGGCGACCGTGCGCGACGTGGCGGGCATGCTCCGCTCCTTCGACTACGCCGCCCACGCCAGGCGCCCCTGGCAGCCCCGGTGGGCCCGCCGGTGCCGGGAGGCGTACTGCGCGGGGTACGCCGCGGAGGCGTCCTGGGACCCGCGGACGGAGGCCGGACTCCTGCGCGCCTACGAGACGGACCGGGCCGTGTACGAGGCGCTGTACGAGGCCAGGCACCGTCCGGACTGGCTGCCCGTGCCCATGGCGGCGATCGCCCGTCTCGCGGAGGGCCGCTGACCCACCGCACCCGCCCGCCGCCCCTGCCCCGCCCTGAGGAGACCTGACACCCGTGGCCATCATCGACACGTCCACCGCCGACCCCGCGCCCGCCCTCCGTGCCGCGTACGCGCCGCTCGACGACGAGAGCCGCGGCCGTCTCCTCGCGGGCACGCACCACGACCCGCACGCCGTGCTCGGCGCCCACGCGGTCGCGGGCGGTGTGGCCTTCACAGTGCTGCGCCCGTACGCCGAGGCGGTGCGGGTCGTCGTCGAGGGGCAGGAGGTTCCGCTCCATGACGTGGG
This window encodes:
- a CDS encoding MerR family transcriptional regulator — protein: MNDSAAALTSGAVARRLGVSPTTLRSWDRRYGLGPAARTRGRHRRWTPEDIAVLEHMCRLTASGIPPGEAARLAADGSRAASEKATAEVTGEATGEPGAPPARRPRRDASTVLPLGDVRQECRGLARAAVRLDAQEMQSRLDTLVGEHGLVPVWDEVMVPTLRAVGRKWELSDDRYVEVEHLLSWHISTTLRSTHLLRPRTAPLLDTSPVLLACMPDEQHTLPLEALNAALNEKGVPTLMLGAAVPLEALVAAVRRTGPSAVVLWAQARATVGEAVARRVAGMEWGPAGARRRALVLPSGPGWGRSAPSGFTRCGSLRDAVTLLSAPQPR
- a CDS encoding DUF5133 domain-containing protein; translation: MRLLPAKSEVARHLRQYRAWERQLLAHPADRSVRMHFEDTAYTLCVLMGECKAREAADAAEQYLRPREARPSCTARAPHAATRRPQLSPSAPVR
- a CDS encoding FUSC family protein; the encoded protein is MLKRVFVAPDPGRMRLRFASRAVLGISLAVVVCGLAGHSLVAAITGGLAALLALFTVTDTTVRGQAITTALLPAVGFPVLALAASLHDTPVARDCAFLLVMGLGVYARRWGPRGHSLGVFAFMTFFISQFLHTEPHQLPQLYVAVLLSLAASSTVRFGAWCYERRLPPGVLPPAPPAARGLARATTRQAVQAAIGGAFALAAGQLLSGERWYWAVGATWWVFVNTTSRGETVVRSFRRVLGTLIGMGAGLVLVVPLEGAPVPSALLVAVGVFGIFYTAAVSYTWMMLSVTVLAGSLYGLLGVLDAGLLALRLAETGIGALGAVLAVLFVLPITTHATTEAWIKQALHCVHDCTKEAAALLAGTEGADPARRIAELEAILGRVRMSLAPLVHPFSPLRTRKGRALQVVALLDNCAREIRGLAAVAADPEASHDARLAAACRRVEAAVESLTAPHGTRAEVGAVADLPHAVVEPALAHLHSLERALIDLAHPLQRSGRTPLLGA
- the glgX gene encoding glycogen debranching protein GlgX; this translates as MRTWTGTPFPLGATYDGEGTNFALFSEVAERVDLILIDDDGTHRSVTLTEVDGFVWHCYLPGVGPGRRYGYRVHGPWNPAEGHRCDPAKLLLDPYARAIEGQMDNDAALFERAPDGPGRADSAGHTPLSVVTDPAFSWEGDRPPRRPYAETVIYEAHVRGLTRTHPGVPEALRGTYAGLATEPVIEHLTSLGVTAIELMPVHQYVQDGFLRDRGLSNYWGYTSIGFFAPHNAYAAHGSRGEQVTEFKSMVKALHQAGLEVILDVVYNHTAEGNENGPTLAFRGIDNASYYRLAEDDPAHYFDTTGTGNSLLMRHPNVLQLVMDSLRYWVTEMHVDGFRFDLAATLARQFHDVDRLSAFFDLVQQDPVVSRVKLIAEPWDVGDGGYQVGNFPPLWSEWNGKYRDSVRDFWRGADHTLAEFASRLTGSSDLYQHDRRRPRASVNFVTAHDGFTLRDLVSYNDKHNEANGENNQDGESANRSWNSGVEGPTDDEGILELRARRQRNFLATLMLSQGIPMLAHGDELGRTQQGNNNAYCQDSELSWIDWDLTDEQRDLIAFTRRAIALRLAHPVLRRRRFFRGDTVTHRGQPLPDLVWLRPDALEMTDQDWQRGDAHAVAVFLNGDAIAEPDAHGRPVVDDSFLLLLNSYREPVVFDLPDAAYGERWTTRIDTTDPTGVADETEHKADSEVTLEPHSLLLLSRPARTPVSARSR
- a CDS encoding sigma-70 family RNA polymerase sigma factor, which translates into the protein MNASQPVTESAPVPSPGRAAGGDDEELVTGFVAGDEACLALVHQRWSALVHCVARRSLGDAREAEDVTQQVFIAAWRGRAGYSPGRGTLAGWLIGITRRKVADALSARSRRAALVDAAGAALAVRPQESSSLDGVLDRVLVAHELARLPPPQRKVLRLAFYDDLTQPQIAVVTGWPLGTVKSHARRGLLRLRQAFEPAQPPSDDTRPAACAARGP
- a CDS encoding pep a2, which produces MKSAIPCYYHLEVEVSPERIDQVRRILTAHLRHWGLGVLSEPVCHCTGVLLHEIEEHGADKNTVVEMWWNGQHLITAVSDANRELPERHYGPQGCLTQIAALSDGWGSFPATDGKIIWFSRRVRAPERAPLAPAAPAPSLREALEVPRETPLAALAGPAEAEAAEAEPAYAEPAAV